The DNA region NNNNNNNNNNNNNNNNNNNNNNNNNNNNNNNNNNNNNNNNNNNNNNNNNNNNNNNNNNNNNNNNNNNNNNNNNNNNNNNNNNNNNNNNNNNNNNNNNNNNNNNNNNNNNNNNNNNNNNNNNNNNNNNNNNNNNNNNNNNNNNNNNNNNNNNNNNNNNNNNNNNNNNNNNNNNNNNNNNNNNNNNNNNNNNNNNNNNNNNNNNNNNNNNNNNNNNNNNNNNNNNNNNNNNNNNNNNNNNNNNNNNNNNNNNNNNNNNNNNNNNNNNNNNNNNNNNNNNNNNNNNNNNNNNNNNNNNNNNNNNNNNNNNNNNNNNNNNNNNNNNNNNNNNNNNNNNNNNNNNNNNNNNNNNNNNNNNNNNNNNNNNNNNNNNNNNNNNNNNNNNNNNNNNNNNNNNNNNNNNNNNNCTCCCTCCACGCGCCGCCAGATCCTTCGCCCATCTCAACATCCTCTCCAAATGCCACAACACGCTCTTATGCTGCAGCGACACCACAGTCAACGCAACCAACTGCGTCGTTTCGTCATCGTCGACGCGGCGGCTCGATATTGCCAGCGGCGGGTGAGGAAACTTATTGTCTATGTACCGAAGCAACCTATCGCGTGAACCGGAAACGGTCTCGGTCCCGATCCGAATAGCCGGCGAATCAGAGCCGAAATGCGTCGTCTCAGAAGGTATAAAACTGTGTTTCACAGACTTGTAAAGCAAAGCAAATCGGATGTAGCAGGTAAGAGCATTATTCGGAGGGCCATAAAGCCGTACGACCGGATTCGAAGCCGTGGAATCGCTACAGCCTCTAATGAACTCCTGAGGCACAATCTCCGCCGTCGATTTCGTCTTACTCCCAAGGCAATTATTCCCCATTGCAAAACACCGTCACAAATCCTAGTTCCGAAAAATGGCCAAAACAGAGCAGAATGAACAATTCCCGGTGGTTAACAAAGCGGATTCAAAAAGGCGTTTGGtgaataacaaaagaaaatgcgTCGGTTGAGGAAAAATCAACGCGCAAATAAGGAAAGTAGATCAAACTATGATATAAAGCAGcaagaagaacaaatcaaaaggaaaagcaatGGAACAATGAGAAGCTAAAAAGTAATAGAAGAAGTAGCAGTAGTAGTAGAGGAGAAACCAGGTGGCCGTAGGAAGGGGCAGAGCAGGGCTGCAAAGGTGCCCAGTGGCGGCgatggcggcggcggaggtTGCTTGAAACGAAAGGGAAATCGGTTGAGGGAAGAATGGAAGAGagaattcataaaataaaggAAGTTTGGTTATTGCTTTGGTGAACTGGACGCCCCACGctcctttcttctctgtctttattcttttgattcctttctttcctttttttattctttttttttttcctccaaaatTAGTGGATAACGACATTTATGgatctctatttattttaatatcttcatatttccatttttttttataattataacattaatttaattatagatactatatttatttattgtccTAAGTTAATAAAATaggataataaatattaattaaaaaataattttgaattttgaatttttttaaaattaggttgaatattatatatatatatatattatttttttttttttttttttgNTATTTCGAAGGAAAAATGTAGCtaacaaaacaagaaacgTTGCACACTGGTGTGGTGCTCGTTGTTAGatacatattttttcaatCGTGCGGCGTCATGATCTTGACATGCTCGTGACAAGTGTTAAAGGAAACTCAAGtctcattcacattttttgtcCCGCTTTGCGGTTTCATCGAACTTTAGGCAAAGTTTCTTAACTAAGCGAGCACAACTCATGTGGAATCTAAGCTTGTTCGGCCACACACGCTGCTTGTACGTACATGTTCAATCATCTGCACTCTAGCCAACTTGTCTCTACTCTGGGCCAAGATTTCTCGTATGCAACGTTGCATCTTGTTTCCAAATACATGGTCTCCATATGATGATGTCATTTCGAGTCAGGGATAACGCTAgcccacactgtgacacaTGTATGTGTTACAAGATAGGTCACTAAGATCACGTAGCctaggggtggtggagagatGTCTCCCCCTATAATACattctaaaacattttttgtATGACATAAGTAGACATCATTTTGACGAATGGTCATACGGCCTCGTGGAGCGTCGGTTAGGTGTCTAATCTATATCAAATTTGGCAAGCAATCATATTTCATATTGGAGGACAACTCATACCGAAGCCCCAACTTCTGAGGTTAAGGCTTACGGTCTTACTCGCCCCTCTTTGAGTCTGTCTTTGACACTCATGTCAACGTTATTGTCTCTGTCTTGCTTATGCCTCAATTTGACTTTCTTGCACACTTTTCTTAGTGTGCTGAATGGTGCTCTGTCTTACTTGGTCACATCATGACACTTGTCTTGTCTCAGCTCTCACATGGCCGGTTGAACGTTATTTCTATGTTGCCACTTTGTCTGTCTATGCATGAtcgtcacaacctactctttTTTTAGTATAGTTGTGACACTTGTCACGCACGTTTGAAGCTTAGTTACAACAAGGTATTAGCCCGCATCTAATGACCCCACACATGGTCAAGTTGCTTCTATCCCCGTACAAATACAGGTTGTTTCAACATATTGTTTCTAGAAGGTCGGCCGACGTAAAATTACTCCAAATACTTTGAAATAAAGAGGGTTTTAATCCGGACATCAtttgaatcaaaatatattattttaaaacattgatgattgatgtctttatCGAAATCATTTAAAGAGTGTCGGATAATATGGAAGCAATAAGCTTaaagagattcaaaattcaagaaaaataaatatgaaaacaattGGATAATTCTTactgtttttttatttgaaaaaacagGCACTAGCCGTTAATGTCTTAATTTGCACTTGGGTTTGGTGTGAACACATCAATCAAAAGATGCCAGCTGTCGTGTTATTAATAtccattattttgaaaaaagtaaaattaatttttttttttattgtagaAATGCATTAAAcacaataaattcaatttatttattttatatcaaagctaataattttttaaaaattaaaccaataaatacaattttataaactaataaataaatcaaataataaaactagattttgtttgtgaaatttaaataagaattcaaataactttttttttaagaaaatataaataaaataagtcactgatgagaaaacaaacacaattttttAGGTCATTTTGAGGCAAGCAGGATCATTTGATGAAGAGAATGATTCGGAGTTCTTACAGAATGGAACGGTGCACAGATCATTTGATGAAGAGAATGATTCGGCGTGCAGTACCAAGCATGAGATAGATCTTCCAacgaacaagaacaagatttttctctttttcctattCAAAGATCAGCCTTTTTGTCTGTGTTTTCACACCAAGAATTCTTTGCAAAGAGATGTTAAAGGGGCGATTTACTTCCCAAACAGATCTTcctatatgtatatataaacgCTTAGAACCAATAATTCATTATCGAATGGATTTTTCCGTTCTAATACTCTATCCGAGAGTTATCAGTATTTATCAAATCTGTTCCTATCTAACCGAACGCTATTGGACCAAATGACAAAGACTTGCTTTTTCCGGATGCTAATTAAAAAGATGACAAAGAATGGTAATTAAAAGTTAGAACAAGAGGGGGAGGCAAGGCATATATTACATAGACTTGGTAACAGTTTGCATACATAGCCAAGTTTAAGAAAACACTCATATGCGCTACTAACTTTACCAAAATCAACATTTGAAACCACCACATACAACAAACCAAAGTATGATGAACAGCACCAACATTCCTCCCCCAACCATCAGCTTCATTTGTAAACTCTGCAGCCACATTTTTCGCCGCAGTTGCCTCCCTTGTCGGTGAAAGTTATCGGCCTAAATTTAAACAGAGATCCCGACGTTAAAATGGTTAGATGgacggttttttttttttttttttNNNNNNNNNNNNNNNNNNNNNNNNNNNNNNNNNNNNNNNNNNNNNNNNNNNNNNNNNNNNNNNNNNNNNNNNNNNNNNNNNNNNNNNNNNNNNNNNNNNNNNNNNNNNNNNNNNNNNNNNNNNNNNNNNNNNNNNNNNNNNNNNNNNNNNNNNNNNNNNNNNNNNNNNNNNNNNNNNNNNNNNNNNNNNNNNNNNNNNNNNNNNNNNNNNNNNNNNNNNNNNNNNNNNNNNNNNNNNNNNNNNNNNNNNNNNNNNNNNNNNNNNNNNNNNNNNNNNNNNNNNNNNNNNNNNNNNNNNNNNNNNNNNNNNNNNNNNNNNNNNNNNNNNNNNNNNNNNNNNNNNNNNNNNNNNNNNNNNNNNNNNNNNNNNNNNNNNNNNNNNNNNNNNNNNNNNNNNNNNNNNNNNNNNNNNNNNNNNNNNNNNNNNNNNNNNNNNNNNNNNNNNNNNNNNNNNNNNNNNNNNNNNNNNNNNNNNNNNNNNNNNNNNNNNNNNNNNNNNNNNNNNNNNNNNNNNNNNNNNNNNNNNNNNNNNNNNNNNNNNNNNNNNNNNNNNNNNNNNNNNNNNNNNNNNNNNNNNNNNNNNNNNNNNNNNNNNNNNNNNNNNNNNNNNNNNNNNNNNNNNNNNNNNNNNNNNNNNNNNNNNNNNNNNNNNNNNNNNNNNNNNNNNNNNNNNNNNNNNNNNNNNNNNNNNNNNNNNNNNNNNNNNNNNNNNNNNNNNNNNNNNNNNNNNNNNttgggttttctcttttaggctttccctcaaggtttttaaaacacgtctgctaggaagaggtttccatacccttataaagaagacgtgggatctcacaggaGCACTACCCAACCCAAGATTAAAAGGACTCGGAAAACCCTATCTCACGGTAAGACGGTAGTTATAGAACCTGTCATCAAGAGACCGAGAGAACTCGGtaaagaattaataataataatactaaattgTCGACAGTCTCAGACAGTCTCATCCAAATACGGAGTCTCATCTTAAAAACGTCTAGCATAACTTAGCTTCGTACAAGTAGCACCACAAAGTCTAagctttcattttcaacttaaTACCACAGAGAACATCGTATAGAGAAGCAAGCATTTTTTCGCCAATCCCCATGTCAGATATCAAATGATCACTTTTGTTGTCAAAAAGTGGATAGATAGTCCATTCCTACAGATTTAGCGTGCCACCAAATTTCTCGCCGAGGTTAAGGTTTGACTTGTGGTTTCTATTACATACATGTAAATTAAACGGTACATAGGATATCACAGTTGACATTTTGTATGCATTCAGAAACATGCAAGCTAAATAAGAAGATCAATAGCAACAATAATGTAAAATCCTATCAAATTGACACATTATTGTGTCCAATACAAAAGGCCAAAGTGATACTTTATTGATCAAAATCACCACAATCATTTCCAATGGCTGTATT from Cucurbita pepo subsp. pepo cultivar mu-cu-16 unplaced genomic scaffold, ASM280686v2 Cp4.1_scaffold000919, whole genome shotgun sequence includes:
- the LOC111786015 gene encoding uncharacterized protein LOC111786015, whose amino-acid sequence is MGNNCLGSKTKSTAEIVPQEFIRGCSDSTASNPVVRLYGPPNNALTCYIRFALLYKSVKHSFIPSETTHFGSDSPAIRIGTETVSGSRDRLLRYIDNKFPHPPLAISSRRVDDDETTQLVALTVVSLQHKSVLWHLERMLRWAKDLAMNEQLVTTSNNAGLCKASNEEHARDLPIMNGIKEDIKSTVVLDVGSSVCQEALSNLSKRLKLLQ